One region of Catenuloplanes indicus genomic DNA includes:
- a CDS encoding epoxide hydrolase family protein yields MSDVTPFPIAIPDEALLDLRQRLTATRWPDRETVPGAGQGPQIERIRALCEYWATGYDWRRCERDLNNLGSMHTEIDGLGIHFLHVRSAEPGAVPLLLCHGWPGSVLEFRELIGPLTDPVAHGGDAADAFHVVIPSMPGFGFSGKPAGTGWNVARIADAWLTLMERLGYHSFFAQGGDWGSAVVERISRAAPDRCRGVHVNLPMVFPTAQEISEATPEEQRMIGRAQHYQDELDGYAREQATRPQTIGYALSDSPAGLAAWIYTLFQDVAEHDGDPETAVGRDEILDDIMLYWLPNAAASAARLYWEERQRPTFAAEPNPVPAGFSIFPGEAVQASRRWVERRYPSLLHYAQLPRGGHFAALEQPGLLTEEIRTTFRTCRNLPEAARP; encoded by the coding sequence ATGTCCGACGTCACCCCCTTCCCCATCGCGATCCCCGACGAAGCCCTCCTCGACCTGCGGCAACGTCTCACCGCGACGCGCTGGCCGGACCGCGAGACCGTGCCGGGCGCCGGCCAGGGACCGCAGATCGAGCGGATCCGGGCGCTCTGCGAGTACTGGGCCACCGGCTACGACTGGCGGCGCTGCGAGCGGGACCTCAACAACCTCGGGTCGATGCACACCGAGATCGACGGGCTGGGGATCCACTTCCTGCACGTGCGCTCGGCCGAGCCCGGTGCGGTCCCGCTGCTGCTGTGCCACGGCTGGCCCGGGTCGGTCCTGGAGTTCCGCGAGCTGATCGGCCCGCTCACCGACCCGGTCGCGCACGGCGGCGACGCCGCGGACGCGTTCCACGTGGTGATCCCCTCGATGCCCGGCTTCGGTTTCTCCGGCAAGCCGGCCGGGACCGGCTGGAACGTCGCGCGGATCGCCGACGCCTGGCTCACGCTCATGGAACGCCTCGGCTACCACAGCTTCTTCGCCCAGGGCGGCGACTGGGGCTCCGCGGTCGTCGAGCGGATCAGCCGCGCGGCGCCCGACCGGTGCCGGGGCGTGCACGTCAACCTGCCGATGGTGTTCCCGACCGCGCAGGAGATCAGCGAGGCCACGCCCGAGGAGCAGCGCATGATCGGCCGCGCTCAGCACTACCAGGACGAGCTGGACGGGTACGCCCGGGAGCAGGCCACTCGCCCGCAGACGATCGGATACGCGCTGTCCGACTCGCCGGCCGGGCTCGCCGCCTGGATCTACACGCTGTTCCAGGACGTCGCCGAACACGACGGCGACCCGGAGACGGCCGTCGGCCGGGACGAGATCCTCGACGACATCATGCTCTACTGGCTGCCCAACGCGGCCGCATCGGCCGCGCGCCTCTACTGGGAGGAGCGGCAGCGCCCCACGTTCGCCGCCGAGCCGAACCCGGTACCCGCCGGCTTCAGCATCTTTCCCGGCGAGGCCGTGCAGGCGTCGCGCCGATGGGTCGAGCGCCGATACCCGTCCCTGCTGCACTACGCCCAGCTCCCCCGGGGCGGGCACTTCGCCGCACTCGAACAGCCGGGCCTGCTCACCGAGGAGATCCGGACGACGTTCCGCACCTGCCGGAACCTCCCGGAGGCCGCACGTCCATAG
- a CDS encoding TetR/AcrR family transcriptional regulator → MPPAARRLQPRREPRQVRAELTRERILTAAAHVFTEYGYAAGTTNRIAEQARISIGSLYQYFPNKDAILAQLLIRHIDRGTWTAADRIDLTPGSLRAMVHAMVRDAIDHHSDDPQLLRIMIEQAPVSPDLLDAINRHGETRTTQIRDLLARHPDVRVRDLGTAAELVLFTIEMNTHKLMAGPRPVPIATIETELIDMITRYLQGDPQPASC, encoded by the coding sequence ATGCCGCCCGCCGCCCGCCGTCTCCAGCCACGTCGCGAGCCCCGGCAGGTGCGCGCGGAACTCACCCGCGAGCGCATCCTGACCGCGGCTGCTCATGTTTTCACCGAGTACGGCTACGCCGCCGGCACCACGAACCGGATCGCCGAACAGGCTCGCATCTCGATCGGCTCGCTGTACCAGTACTTCCCGAACAAGGACGCGATCCTGGCCCAGCTCCTGATCCGGCACATCGACCGCGGCACCTGGACCGCCGCGGACCGGATCGACCTGACACCGGGCAGCCTGCGCGCGATGGTGCATGCCATGGTCCGCGACGCGATCGACCACCACAGTGACGACCCGCAGCTGCTCCGCATCATGATCGAGCAGGCGCCGGTCTCACCCGACCTGCTGGACGCGATCAACCGGCACGGCGAGACCCGCACCACCCAGATCCGCGATCTGCTCGCCCGTCACCCGGACGTGCGGGTCCGCGACCTCGGTACCGCCGCCGAACTGGTCCTGTTCACCATCGAGATGAACACCCACAAACTGATGGCCGGCCCTCGCCCCGTTCCCATCGCCACGATCGAGACCGAGCTCATCGACATGATCACTCGCTATCTCCAGGGCGACCCGCAGCCGGCGTCATGCTGA
- a CDS encoding ATP-binding cassette domain-containing protein, whose protein sequence is MIEVREVTKRYGARTAVDRLSFTAKPGQVTGFLGPNGAGKSTTMRMIIGLDKPTAGTVTVNGRRYREHAAPLREIGALLEARSVHPGRSARSHLLGLARTHGIPRSRVDEVLEVAGLTAVAGKRAGAFSLGMGQRLGIAAALLGDPAVVMLDEPVNGLDPEGVLWVRGLLAGLAAEGRTVLLSSHLMAETALIADHLVVVGKGRLLADTSVQDLINSAGTGVRVGSDESDRLRGLLARPGVSVSSANDGELDVTGMDAREIGAIASAHGVPLHQLTTRTASLEDAFMDLTRGSVEYGSVPA, encoded by the coding sequence GTGATCGAGGTACGCGAGGTCACGAAACGCTACGGGGCCAGGACCGCGGTGGACCGGTTGAGCTTCACGGCGAAGCCGGGGCAGGTGACCGGTTTCCTGGGGCCGAACGGGGCCGGGAAGTCGACCACCATGCGCATGATCATCGGCCTGGACAAGCCCACCGCCGGTACGGTCACCGTCAACGGCCGCCGCTACCGGGAGCACGCGGCGCCGCTGCGGGAGATCGGGGCGCTGCTGGAGGCGCGGTCGGTGCACCCGGGCCGCAGCGCGCGCAGTCACCTGCTCGGCCTGGCCCGCACGCACGGCATCCCGCGGTCCCGGGTCGACGAGGTGCTGGAGGTGGCCGGGCTGACCGCGGTCGCGGGGAAGCGGGCCGGTGCGTTCTCGCTCGGCATGGGGCAGCGGCTCGGGATCGCGGCCGCGCTGCTCGGCGACCCGGCCGTGGTGATGCTGGACGAACCGGTCAACGGGCTGGACCCGGAGGGTGTGCTGTGGGTGCGCGGCCTGCTCGCCGGGCTCGCGGCCGAGGGCCGTACCGTGCTGCTGTCCTCGCACCTGATGGCGGAGACCGCGCTGATCGCGGACCACCTGGTCGTGGTGGGCAAGGGGCGCCTGCTCGCCGACACGAGCGTGCAAGATCTGATCAACAGCGCCGGTACCGGGGTACGGGTCGGCAGCGACGAATCGGACCGGCTGCGCGGCCTGCTGGCCCGGCCGGGCGTGAGCGTGTCCTCCGCGAACGACGGCGAACTGGACGTGACCGGCATGGACGCGCGCGAGATCGGCGCGATCGCCAGCGCGCACGGCGTGCCGCTGCACCAGCTGACCACGCGTACCGCCTCGCTGGAGGACGCGTTCATGGACCTGACCCGCGGCAGCGTCGAGTACGGGAGTGTGCCGGCATGA
- a CDS encoding ABC transporter permease, with the protein MRLTYRGVLAGEWTKFWSLRSSWITLGVSLLLIGALGAIAALAYSPATGGEVGPPGPLGPYGADAVSIAISGTTFASLALGVLGVLVSAGEYTTGLIRATLTAVPSRLPVLWAKALVYGPIALLAGTAGAFAAFAIGVPVLDGETVSMALSDDGVLRSLVGAGLYLGLVGVLGVALGVLVRSSAGGIAILAGGLLILPGLAMLLPSDWYDAIDGYLPSTAGAEIMSTTSDRPWTGLAIFAGWVAVTLAAAAYRLVKSDA; encoded by the coding sequence ATGAGACTCACCTATCGGGGCGTGCTCGCGGGGGAGTGGACCAAGTTCTGGTCGCTGCGCTCGTCGTGGATCACGCTCGGCGTCTCGCTCCTGCTCATCGGCGCGCTCGGCGCGATCGCGGCGCTCGCCTACTCGCCGGCGACCGGCGGCGAGGTCGGCCCGCCCGGACCGCTCGGGCCGTACGGCGCGGACGCGGTGTCGATCGCGATCTCCGGCACCACGTTCGCGTCGCTGGCGCTGGGCGTGCTCGGCGTGCTGGTCAGCGCCGGCGAGTACACCACCGGCCTGATCCGGGCCACGCTCACGGCCGTACCGTCGCGTCTTCCGGTCCTGTGGGCGAAAGCCCTGGTGTACGGCCCGATCGCGCTGCTGGCCGGCACGGCGGGCGCGTTCGCGGCGTTCGCGATCGGCGTGCCGGTCCTGGACGGCGAGACCGTGTCGATGGCGCTGTCCGACGACGGCGTGCTGCGCAGCCTGGTCGGCGCCGGTCTCTACCTGGGCCTGGTGGGCGTGCTGGGCGTGGCGCTGGGCGTGCTGGTCCGGTCCAGCGCGGGCGGCATCGCGATCCTCGCCGGTGGCCTGCTGATCCTGCCCGGCCTGGCGATGCTGCTGCCGTCGGACTGGTACGACGCGATCGACGGCTACCTGCCGTCCACCGCGGGCGCCGAGATCATGTCGACCACCTCGGACCGCCCGTGGACCGGACTGGCGATCTTCGCGGGCTGGGTGGCCGTGACACTCGCGGCGGCCGCGTACCGCCTGGTGAAGTCGGACGCATAG
- a CDS encoding siderophore-interacting protein gives MSTLEVRRREFLSPSFASVTLGGPDVRSLVPAGGDQAVRLFFPRAGQTGLRMPTLSSEAWMAQVLLMPKAVRPWVRNLTIRRVRPADDEVDIEFAVHGDSPMSDWVRRAAPGSPAGILDIGTTYRRPEHAQAQLLVGDETALPAILSILDGTPPALPTTVFLEVPTRADIRDVDAHWLSRDDPALRPGELVLDALRRATLPAGRYYTWVAGESRLATSVRRHLVGDRGVPKQDISFFGYWRLGRSAPG, from the coding sequence GTGAGCACGCTGGAGGTGCGCCGCCGGGAGTTCCTCTCGCCGAGCTTCGCGAGCGTCACACTCGGCGGGCCGGACGTGCGGAGCCTGGTGCCGGCCGGCGGCGACCAGGCGGTCCGGCTGTTCTTCCCGCGGGCGGGACAGACCGGGCTGCGCATGCCGACGCTGTCCAGCGAGGCATGGATGGCGCAGGTGCTGCTGATGCCGAAGGCGGTGCGGCCCTGGGTGCGGAACCTGACGATCCGCCGGGTACGGCCCGCGGACGACGAGGTCGACATCGAGTTCGCGGTGCACGGTGACTCGCCGATGTCGGACTGGGTGCGCCGGGCCGCGCCGGGCAGCCCGGCCGGGATCCTCGACATCGGCACGACGTACCGCCGGCCGGAGCACGCGCAGGCGCAGCTGCTGGTCGGCGACGAGACCGCACTGCCCGCGATACTGTCCATCCTGGACGGTACGCCGCCGGCGCTGCCCACCACGGTGTTCCTGGAGGTGCCGACCCGGGCCGACATCCGGGACGTGGACGCGCACTGGCTCAGCCGCGACGATCCCGCGCTGCGGCCCGGCGAGCTGGTGCTGGACGCGCTGCGGCGGGCCACGCTGCCGGCCGGCCGGTACTACACCTGGGTCGCCGGCGAATCCCGGCTGGCCACGTCGGTGCGCCGGCATCTGGTCGGCGACCGTGGCGTACCCAAGCAGGACATCTCGTTCTTCGGCTACTGGCGTCTGGGCCGGTCCGCTCCCGGCTGA
- a CDS encoding sensor histidine kinase, translating to MSDTWLLRAQQRLAAAGRRRPWVLDLLVTVPVILSGLRDIFGGEKPGHGGPFGDQEFGTLPPAVTAALVAVMVVALWWRRRAPAVVLAVVLAVVLGSWLAGAWIQSGMAMLLALYALARHGNLRTLAWACAGTAVMVVAGLFFLLSVEHPWTSAFFMIGTGTAAVALALTVRTRAAYLAALEDRARRLEVERDQRERLTAAAERSRVAREMHDIVGHNLSVMIGLADGGAVLAASRGESTAEPLRLIGETGRQALGELRRVLGVLRDGTTDARLSPQPGVADLDDLVRRVRAAGLTVEYRTDGDVRTLGGGLQLTVYRIVQEALTNTLKHAGAGSRATVTVHAEDDTVRVTVRDTGPSGGFTAPDGDEPGHGLAGIRERAGLYGGEVIAGPDAAGGWQVEALLNDRPVTVA from the coding sequence ATGAGCGACACCTGGCTGCTGCGGGCGCAGCAGAGGCTGGCCGCCGCCGGACGGCGGCGGCCATGGGTGCTGGACCTGCTCGTGACGGTCCCGGTGATCCTGTCCGGGCTGCGCGACATCTTCGGCGGCGAGAAACCGGGGCACGGCGGCCCGTTCGGTGACCAGGAGTTCGGCACGCTGCCGCCCGCGGTCACGGCCGCGCTGGTCGCGGTGATGGTGGTGGCGCTCTGGTGGCGCCGCCGCGCCCCGGCCGTGGTGCTCGCGGTCGTGCTGGCCGTGGTGCTCGGGTCGTGGCTGGCCGGCGCCTGGATCCAGTCCGGCATGGCGATGCTGCTCGCGCTGTACGCGCTGGCCCGGCACGGCAACCTGCGCACGCTCGCCTGGGCCTGCGCCGGCACCGCCGTGATGGTGGTCGCCGGGCTGTTCTTCCTGCTGTCCGTGGAGCACCCGTGGACCAGCGCGTTCTTCATGATCGGTACGGGGACCGCCGCGGTCGCGCTCGCGCTCACGGTCCGCACCCGCGCCGCCTACCTGGCCGCGCTCGAGGACCGCGCCCGCCGCCTGGAGGTGGAGCGGGACCAGCGGGAACGCCTGACCGCCGCGGCCGAGCGGTCCCGGGTCGCGCGGGAGATGCACGACATCGTCGGCCACAACCTGTCCGTGATGATCGGCCTCGCGGACGGCGGCGCGGTGCTGGCCGCCAGCCGCGGCGAGTCGACCGCGGAACCGCTGCGGCTGATCGGCGAGACCGGCCGGCAGGCGCTCGGCGAGCTGCGCCGCGTGCTCGGCGTGCTGCGCGACGGCACCACCGACGCCCGGCTCAGCCCGCAACCCGGCGTGGCCGACCTCGACGACCTGGTCCGGCGGGTGCGCGCAGCCGGGCTCACGGTCGAGTACCGCACGGACGGCGACGTGCGCACGCTCGGCGGCGGGCTGCAGCTGACCGTCTACCGCATCGTGCAGGAGGCGCTGACCAACACGCTCAAACACGCGGGCGCCGGGTCCCGGGCCACCGTCACCGTGCACGCCGAGGACGACACGGTACGGGTGACGGTCCGCGACACCGGCCCGTCCGGCGGTTTCACGGCGCCGGACGGCGACGAGCCCGGTCACGGCCTGGCCGGGATCCGGGAGCGGGCCGGGCTCTACGGCGGCGAGGTGATCGCCGGGCCGGACGCGGCCGGTGGCTGGCAGGTGGAGGCGTTGCTCAACGACCGCCCGGTGACGGTGGCATGA
- a CDS encoding response regulator: protein MTTVLIADDQPLQRLGFRMLLEGTPGMSAVGEAEHGAEAVRMAADLRPDVVLMDVRMPGMDGIEATRRIIAAGGRTRVLILTTFDLDEYVYAGLRAGAGGFLLKDARPEELIAGIRAVDAGDAVVAPRLTRRLMEAYTRDQAPAAGDDPRLAALSEREHEVLVAIGQGWTNTEIAERLVLTESTVKKHVGRVLAKVGARDRVQAVIVAYDTGLVRPGR from the coding sequence ATGACCACGGTCCTGATCGCCGACGACCAGCCGCTGCAACGGCTCGGCTTCCGCATGCTGCTCGAGGGCACGCCCGGGATGTCCGCGGTCGGCGAGGCCGAGCACGGCGCCGAGGCGGTGCGGATGGCCGCCGACCTGCGGCCGGACGTGGTGCTGATGGACGTGCGCATGCCCGGCATGGACGGTATCGAGGCCACCCGCCGGATCATCGCGGCCGGTGGCCGTACCCGGGTGCTGATCCTGACCACGTTCGACCTGGACGAGTACGTCTACGCCGGGTTGCGGGCCGGGGCCGGCGGCTTCCTGCTCAAGGACGCCCGGCCGGAGGAGCTGATCGCCGGGATCCGCGCGGTCGACGCCGGTGACGCCGTGGTCGCGCCGCGGCTGACCCGGCGGCTGATGGAGGCGTACACCCGGGACCAGGCCCCGGCCGCCGGTGACGATCCGCGGCTGGCCGCGCTGAGCGAGCGGGAGCACGAGGTACTGGTCGCGATCGGCCAGGGCTGGACCAACACGGAGATCGCCGAGCGGCTGGTGCTGACCGAGTCGACCGTGAAGAAGCACGTCGGCCGGGTGCTCGCGAAGGTGGGCGCGCGGGACCGGGTGCAGGCGGTGATCGTCGCCTACGACACCGGGCTGGTGCGCCCCGGACGGTGA
- a CDS encoding L-lactate permease — translation MYRPMLAPLAGSLVWSAVVAGLPIITLFVLLGVARVRAWLAALGALAVAALVSVVAYAMPAGQVLLTASLGAAFALFPLVWTFGTAIWIYRMTVTSGHFDVLGRAFTRVSGDRQVQALVIAFCFGALLEGLAGQGTPVAITTVMLLALGLGPMRAATVALVANTVPAAFGPLGLPITTLAGVTDLPAGDLGAMAGRQVPVIALFVPLLLVGLVGGRRGVRGTWHVAAACGVSFAVAQFLTSNYLSVALADIVAGLVSAVVVAVTARVWPPRRDGGGGAPAGSRPAAVTGGAGGTVTLAAPTRPDTAAEVWRAYAPYLLIVVIFGLSQVPVIADALNAVTVTFRWPGLHLLTGSGAQSSLPVFRFNWLSSTGTLLFLAGLMTMAILRITPRAAAAAYGRTLLSLRGAIVTVCGLLALAFVMNGSGQTATLGSWMAGAGGVFAVLSPVLGWLGVALTGSDTSSNSLFGGLQVTAARSAGLDPVLLAAANASGGVVGKMISLQNLTIAAGAVGLSGREGDLFRRTAGWSVVLICAMALLVGLQATPVLSWMVP, via the coding sequence ATGTACCGACCGATGCTGGCGCCGCTCGCCGGCTCGCTGGTGTGGAGCGCGGTCGTCGCCGGACTGCCGATCATCACGTTGTTCGTGTTGCTGGGGGTCGCGCGGGTGCGGGCGTGGCTGGCCGCGCTCGGTGCGCTCGCCGTGGCCGCCCTGGTGTCCGTCGTGGCGTACGCGATGCCGGCCGGGCAGGTGCTGCTCACCGCGAGCCTGGGGGCGGCGTTCGCGCTGTTCCCGCTCGTGTGGACGTTCGGCACCGCGATCTGGATCTACCGGATGACCGTGACGAGCGGGCACTTCGACGTGCTCGGGCGTGCGTTCACCCGGGTCAGCGGCGACCGGCAGGTGCAGGCGCTGGTGATCGCGTTCTGCTTCGGCGCGCTGCTGGAGGGACTGGCCGGTCAGGGTACGCCGGTCGCGATCACCACGGTGATGCTGCTGGCGCTGGGGCTCGGTCCGATGAGGGCGGCCACGGTCGCGCTGGTGGCCAACACCGTGCCGGCCGCGTTCGGGCCGCTAGGCCTGCCGATCACCACGCTGGCGGGGGTCACCGATCTGCCGGCGGGCGACCTGGGCGCGATGGCCGGGCGCCAGGTACCGGTGATCGCGCTGTTCGTACCGCTGCTGCTGGTCGGTCTGGTCGGTGGCCGCCGCGGCGTGCGCGGCACGTGGCACGTCGCGGCCGCCTGCGGCGTGTCGTTCGCGGTGGCGCAGTTCCTCACCTCGAACTATCTCTCGGTCGCGCTGGCCGACATCGTGGCGGGGCTGGTCAGCGCCGTGGTGGTGGCGGTGACCGCCCGCGTGTGGCCGCCGCGGCGCGACGGTGGGGGCGGCGCACCGGCGGGCTCGCGGCCGGCGGCCGTGACCGGCGGGGCGGGCGGCACGGTCACCCTCGCGGCCCCCACGAGACCGGACACCGCGGCCGAGGTATGGCGGGCGTACGCACCGTACCTGTTGATCGTGGTGATCTTCGGCCTGTCGCAGGTGCCGGTGATCGCGGACGCGCTGAACGCCGTGACCGTGACGTTCCGGTGGCCGGGCCTGCACCTGCTGACCGGCTCCGGTGCGCAGTCGTCCCTGCCGGTGTTCCGGTTCAACTGGCTCTCCTCGACCGGCACGCTGCTGTTCCTGGCCGGCCTGATGACGATGGCGATCCTGCGGATCACACCGCGAGCCGCGGCGGCGGCGTACGGGCGGACGCTGCTCTCGCTGCGCGGGGCGATCGTCACGGTCTGCGGGCTGCTGGCGCTGGCCTTCGTGATGAACGGCAGCGGGCAGACCGCGACGCTGGGCAGCTGGATGGCCGGTGCCGGTGGCGTGTTCGCCGTGCTCTCGCCCGTGCTCGGCTGGCTGGGGGTGGCGCTCACCGGCTCGGACACCTCGTCCAACTCGCTGTTCGGCGGGCTCCAGGTCACCGCCGCCCGGTCGGCCGGCCTGGACCCGGTGCTGCTCGCCGCGGCCAACGCGTCCGGTGGCGTGGTCGGCAAGATGATCTCGTTGCAGAACCTGACGATCGCGGCGGGCGCGGTGGGGCTGAGCGGGCGCGAGGGCGACCTGTTCCGTCGTACGGCCGGCTGGAGCGTGGTGTTGATCTGCGCGATGGCGCTGCTGGTCGGCTTGCAGGCCACGCCGGTGCTGAGCTGGATGGTGCCCTGA
- a CDS encoding 2Fe-2S iron-sulfur cluster-binding protein: protein MQRTHFRRLTSVDEVESAVGRAPAVIMLKQISALDEGCRAILALSPIAAFGYRDAGGVPRTTFVGGTPGFARVHSPTRISFAAPDVPAGPVSLFFLLPGVGEVLRVNGTMSGRAVRVAEAFVHCAQAVLRSRLWQPPVPGAAVAAPGDGPLSGPGVAGFLATAPFLALSTWDGDGGSDTSPRGDRGTVARILDGHTLAIPDRKGNRRADTLHNLLRDDRLAFAALVPGRTGVLHVSGRGVITDDPALLETMALRGMAPHAALLIDVEHAEVRGNDAVARSRIWNAGTHLGRDTAPDMTVLASRHLAANTKRGGSLLRAIGAIPGIGRLLRPVMNRAYRTGLAKEGYDDVSTGVPAGGVTAGGVTAGGVTAGGVTAADPLRQVRIVEIRRETPSAVTLVLEDPGGTFDFRPGQHFTLVADVGGQPVRRAYSASSAPGSSRLEVTVKQVDGGRFSGHVHRELRAGDWIAVLGPSGTFHLPDPAPEEIVLIAAGSGVTPMMSMIRAYRGRVSLLYSSRSPEEVIFGDALAAAGHVSVTHVLTRRDGRLDAHGVHRWISGLSASPAAHYFVCGPDALMDTVHGVLSGLGIPATHVHQERYSSAPDAAVTTAPQPMTVESFGTVTVEPGQTLLDAGLAAGLPMPYSCTVGNCGDCLVRLRGGEVSTSDPNDRTRPGYVLACLSCPLSPVTVDISEPPAP, encoded by the coding sequence GTGCAACGGACTCATTTTCGCCGGCTGACCAGCGTGGACGAGGTCGAGTCGGCCGTCGGCCGCGCCCCGGCGGTGATCATGCTGAAGCAGATCAGCGCGCTCGACGAGGGCTGCCGGGCGATCCTGGCGCTCAGCCCGATCGCGGCGTTCGGCTACCGCGACGCCGGCGGCGTCCCCCGGACCACGTTCGTCGGCGGTACGCCCGGATTCGCCCGCGTGCACTCGCCGACCCGGATATCGTTCGCCGCTCCGGACGTACCCGCCGGTCCGGTGTCGTTGTTCTTCCTGCTGCCGGGCGTGGGCGAGGTCCTGCGCGTCAACGGCACGATGTCCGGCCGCGCGGTCCGCGTCGCCGAGGCGTTCGTCCACTGCGCACAGGCGGTGCTGCGCTCCCGGCTGTGGCAGCCGCCCGTCCCGGGCGCGGCGGTTGCCGCTCCGGGTGACGGGCCGCTGAGCGGGCCGGGCGTCGCCGGCTTCCTCGCCACCGCGCCGTTCCTCGCGCTGTCCACGTGGGACGGTGACGGCGGCAGCGACACCAGCCCGCGCGGCGACCGGGGGACGGTGGCGCGGATCCTCGACGGGCACACGCTGGCGATCCCGGACCGGAAGGGCAACCGGCGCGCGGACACGCTGCACAACCTGCTGCGCGACGACCGGCTGGCGTTCGCCGCGCTGGTGCCGGGCCGCACCGGCGTGCTGCACGTCAGCGGCCGCGGCGTGATCACGGACGATCCGGCGCTGCTGGAGACCATGGCGCTGCGCGGCATGGCGCCGCACGCGGCGCTGCTGATCGACGTCGAGCACGCGGAGGTGCGCGGCAACGACGCGGTCGCCCGGTCCCGGATCTGGAACGCCGGCACCCACCTCGGCCGGGACACCGCGCCGGACATGACGGTGCTGGCCAGCCGGCATCTGGCGGCGAACACCAAGCGCGGCGGGTCCCTGCTGCGGGCGATCGGCGCGATCCCCGGGATCGGCCGGCTGCTGCGGCCGGTGATGAACCGCGCCTACCGGACCGGGCTGGCGAAGGAGGGATACGACGACGTCTCCACCGGCGTCCCGGCCGGCGGCGTCACGGCCGGCGGCGTCACGGCCGGCGGCGTCACGGCCGGCGGCGTCACGGCCGCCGACCCACTGCGGCAGGTGCGGATCGTGGAGATCCGCCGGGAGACGCCGAGCGCGGTCACGCTGGTGCTGGAGGACCCCGGCGGCACGTTCGACTTTAGGCCCGGCCAGCACTTCACGCTCGTCGCCGACGTCGGCGGGCAGCCGGTGCGGCGTGCCTACTCGGCCTCGTCCGCCCCCGGCTCCTCCCGGCTGGAGGTGACGGTCAAGCAGGTCGACGGCGGCCGGTTCTCCGGGCACGTGCACCGGGAGCTGCGCGCCGGGGACTGGATCGCGGTGCTCGGGCCGTCCGGCACGTTCCACCTGCCGGATCCGGCGCCGGAGGAGATCGTGCTGATCGCCGCGGGCAGCGGGGTGACGCCGATGATGAGCATGATCCGGGCGTACCGTGGGCGGGTGTCGCTGCTCTACAGCAGCCGCTCGCCGGAGGAGGTCATCTTCGGCGACGCGCTGGCGGCCGCGGGCCACGTGTCCGTCACGCACGTGCTGACGCGCCGTGACGGACGGCTGGACGCGCACGGCGTACACCGGTGGATCTCCGGTCTGTCCGCGTCGCCGGCGGCGCACTATTTCGTGTGCGGGCCGGACGCGTTGATGGACACCGTCCACGGTGTGCTGTCCGGGCTCGGGATTCCCGCGACGCACGTGCATCAGGAGCGCTACAGCAGCGCGCCGGACGCGGCCGTGACCACCGCGCCGCAGCCGATGACCGTCGAATCCTTCGGTACGGTGACGGTCGAACCCGGGCAGACACTGCTCGACGCCGGGCTGGCCGCCGGGCTGCCGATGCCGTACTCCTGCACCGTCGGCAACTGCGGTGACTGCCTGGTCCGCCTCCGCGGCGGCGAGGTCAGCACGTCCGACCCGAACGACCGGACCCGCCCCGGATACGTGCTGGCGTGCCTCAGCTGCCCGCTGTCGCCGGTAACGGTGGACATCAGCGAGCCGCCCGCGCCCTGA